Within Spinacia oleracea cultivar Varoflay chromosome 4, BTI_SOV_V1, whole genome shotgun sequence, the genomic segment tttcctttttcctttttccattttgtTTTCTTTAACTGTTTTCTCATTGTGGCTCTTTGGATGCCCGCGTGGGTGTGTGTTTTGCCTATGCAGTCTGCAAGACAACCAAATTCTGAGTAGGCAAATGGTTCACTGATCTGCTCCAAAGAACCGGAACTTTTGAATCCTTATCATGTGACAGTTTTATCAACATTCAACTCTCCCCCTTGGCTCAAGTTTTTTTGGCTAATATATGAAGAGATGTTAGAAAAACATATTAGCAGCACAACTGTTAGAATGTAATTGATGTACGCAGTCATTATTTTCTCCTGCTCATTCACCATCATCTTGATTGATCATGGTCGTTGTTTCTAAGATGCTTCTAAGATGATGCAGTTGTTGGAGGAACCTTGTTCataaagagaaaaataaaatgggAATTATTTTAAGGGAATTTACTGCAAGATTGTTGACTTGTTTGGTACAAGTAGCTGAGTTGGGTAGTTTGCCTCTTGAGAGGAACTCAGTTGATGACACTTATATTTATGATTACATTTAATCCAATCTAGAGAGTAGAGAGTAGAGAGTAGAGAATAGAGAATAATAGACATGATAAAGAAACACTAGATATTTTTGACTTTTCCCCTTTGTTCCATCAAAATTTTGGAATTACATATGCTGCTGCTTACACTAAGAGCCATGATTTCAGAACATGCTCCGCTATACAACCTCATTTTTTTAACATTACTTAAACCATGGATAAACAAGTTTTACCATTTACTGTAAATTATAACAACAAAAATGCAGCCTAAATCTTTAGTGCTTCTCTCAATCCAAAGTTGAAATTGTTGTCTTGGCCTTGCCCTTTCTTACCTGGACCAGCTCTTGGATTCCCGCTTTGCATCATCGCAACAAACTCATTGTAGTCGATACGTCCATCCTGCAAGTTTAATCATCAGTACAGTCACTCTGACCGACCACTTTCCTGTCATATAATAATGCAGTCTTTGACCTAATACATGGACATCTCAATGAATGAGCAACCCACTCACAGGGTCACATATCATATCAAAGCTCATAAACTAAGCTCTGCACTTTCAGACGTCAGGGTCACGTTATGGTACACCTACAACAGGTCTCTGAACCTACAATTTTCTTCTAACTCTTTATGTTTTCATTTTAAGGCCCACACCTAAGTGTATGCTCCAATTATCAAATCTTTATATATCCTAAGACGTTTGCTTTTTCAGGTTTCTGTATAGCCGTTGTAATTGTGAATatcaaattacttacattgTCTTGATCAGCTTCTCTTATCATTTCTTCCAACCGTGCATCTTGCATTCCAAACTCCTCGCAGGCTTGCTGAAGCTCGTCTGCAGTAATGTAACCACTTCCATCCTTGTCAAAGTAATTAAATGCCGCAAAtaaattatcatgtttttcTATTTTGTTCAGATGTAATGTTGCGGCTATGAACTCTCCATAATCAATTGTTCCACTGTTATCAACATCAGCCTGCAATATAAGATTAAAAGGAAACCAAATAAACCACATTAGAAATAACATCAAAAGTCATAACAGTGACCCACAAAGGCACaaattcagacaaaataaaattttaataatcATAAAGGTCTTTCACTTTGCCTATACCAGCACTGTATCAAAAATCATAAGCAACACAATTCCGTTCTCGGAGGCAGATAATAAGCTGTATTATCAAACTTAGATGTCAGGCACATGAAGCCTAGATGCAAAGAgcaatgaacacaaacaagctGATCCTGTGGTTTTACTTTTACTTTTGGTCCATGTAGAACTAAAAAAGAAAATGCATCTTTCAataaaatttaataataatatatggTGAGTGGTGGATTGCCAGGATTCAAGTTGGGATACTTGTCATACTTTAAATAGAGTTTGCAAACTATCCCAAAAGCAGTATGTTCCCAACAAAGTGCACCTTAGGTTTCTGACTTGCCGCTGAGAACACCCTACAAGAGCAGGCTATCCTCATTTTATGATGTTGCATCACCCACATACTCCTTATGTGATAAGTACACACAAAGCATACTCCTTATTTGATAATTACGCTCTTCCAAGAAGCAAATCGAATAAATCACCAGTCACCACATCTCACATCACTCAGGGTAGATACACAATAGCAGTTTGTTTGTATAGGGGATTCGGAAAGGAGAAGGGGAGAGAAGACAGGAGGGAATCGAGGGATTGAACGAAATTCTTTCTAAGTTTAACATGTGTGGAAGGAAAATCTTCCCTACCCTTTCTCTCCCCTTCCCTCCAAAATTGTTATCCAAACAAATTATAACTATGTCAATGCCACGCTGTCCTTAAACATATACTTGTATCTTATAAGTTCTAACAGGAGAAAAGTACACACAGCACGAGGTCTCTGTGAGTTTCACTCTTCTGAGTCCCTTTAGCAAAAATCTAGTTAACTTTTTAATCATAGACAGAaataatatgaaaaaataacatatatCATTATACAAGAAAGCTCTTTGCGGTAGTTTTCAAGCAGGTAGATAAAGGACAATCCTACTTTGAGTTCGTTAATAAGGCTATTCAACACAATTGCTGTTTGTGAATAGTTGTGGGAATGAAGCAGAAGCAACAGTCCTAATATGCTGGCAAAGACTCACTCAAATCGCAACTAGATGCAGCCATATGATAGCAAAAAAATAAAGGATACATGAGACAGCCAGGTATATCTGTTTCCCCATAGGTTACTACTAAAAGGATACATCCTTCATCAAGCTCAAAGATGTTCATATTTATCGAATTGATACTTACCGCTTGCATAAGATCATAAATTTCAGACTCCTTGAGATTTGCACCAGCCTTCTCAAGACCGACCTTGAGTTCTTCGTAAGTAATTTGGCCACTATTGTCTGTGTCTATCATTTTGAACATCTCTTTGAGGCCGGCAATTTCTTCTTCAGATAGGCAATCTGCAATCACCTGCAATATACAACATAAATAGTATGAACTCATGTTTTagcattaaatgaaaaattagtTGTGCATTTTGTTTAGCTTAAAAAAACCCTTTACTTTTGAAATGAACAACATCTAAACTGCATATTTCTCATCTTGATATAAATTGTTTTCTAATATCAGTGAACTTACTCTTAGAGCCATTTTCTTGAGTTTATTCATGGCCCTGAACTGCTTCAGACGACTCAAAACAGCAGAATCAAGAGGTTTGTCAGGTGCAACACCATCAACCTGCACCCAAGGATGGCCTGCAAGGAATTTGTGTCACATATTAGCAAGAAAAAGATAAAAATTATTTGACGTCTCAAGACCGTATGGACACTTGACGAAATGAGGGACGTCAGGGACAGTTCTATCCACAGATCCACTTTTGGAATGAGCTACAGCCTGCAGATAAAGATCGAAACATGGAGGTGTTGTGGAAAAACGGAGAACTTATAAGATACGTTACTACTTACGTGGACTAGGGTAAGGATGTAAAATATAGGTTTGTGTCTGCATTTTTAACTAAGAATGCGACTTGAAAAAGGCTAATTGCATCCTTTGTGAATTGGACATTTATTCTTAGTATTATTTAGCTTCACTATTTCTTAATTACATGACAATCTCAAATTACAACCACAAATTCACCTGATTAAAATTAACCTAAAGTCTAGAAATAATGTAGCTAAAGTTCTTAAATAGACATGAACTTGTAGTTCAAAACTAATGATATTAAAACATACAAATAACAAATCCGAAAGTCTGAAACACAAAGTTGATGGATCTATCCTTCCTAGCCTTTTCATTTTATAAACCACCTCAAATGTGatagggagagagagagagttacACATTAGCATCTTTCAATGTGGACATGCCTACAACAAGGATATTATGTTTATAAAATGCAGGTTCATAAAGAATGTTTGAGCCTTTCAGACATAAACATGCATTTTCTGTCATGTCTTTCTTTTCATCTTCCCCGATTTCCCTCTTGATTGTGTAGCCATGTCCAAGATTAATCTCTTGCAAAAATTGGCACCCCAATCTAAATTTTGCCATGTCATGTTGCCACATGTATGCTAATTGCAATTAAACATAGGCTAGGAGTCAGACAACCAAAGATTAGCTGCCTAGGTAATGAATAAAAAGGAATATCCATCTCTTTTGTTCCATGCTATGCATCAGGGCATGCAGCCTTCGGGTATATTTTGTAGCATATATTCCATATTAGAACTAAAGTATGCACGGTGTGGGTTTTCAACCCCATTAATGCAGGAAAAACGGGACCAATATATAGCTCAATGATCCTATGTTAGACTGTTAGAATATAAAACCAGTTGCTCTAGCATGAAACCTATCGTGTCTACTCCACATCGAAGATACAAAATCAGTTTGAGACCTGAATACAAACTAGTTTAAACATTGAAATATGCAACATTTGGAACAACTCACATAGAACCTCATGCGCAGTCAGTCGCTTTTTAGGATCACGAACAAGCATGCCTCTCACAAGATCTTTTGCCTCTTCTGAGATACTGGGCCAAGGATCTGAAGTGAAGTCAAGATCTCCATGCAGGACTTGTTCAAATATCCCTTGTTCGGTTTCTGCAcatttagttcaaaaatggtaaTGATTAATTTGGATCAGGATAACTACTATACTCAAAAATAACTTCAGATCAGGATAAGATTAAAATTCGTACCTCCCCAGAAAGGAGGTACACCACTTAGTAGGATGTAGATTATGACTCCTGCACTCCAAACATCTGCTTCTTGACCATAACGTTTCCGTAGTACTTCTGGGGCAACATAGTAAGGGCTCCCAACCACATCAGTAAACTTCTCACCTGGATAAAATAAATCATGAAAACTTGACAGATTcaaagaaataggaaacaaCAAGCAAGAGGCGTATCAAGAATAATCTATAAAGGAAAATGTGAGGCATGCAGTCAACTATGTTGGGCGAAATAGATGCAAGCTTATCCCCACAagaataaaatctgattttggTCCCGATCatgaataacaaaaaaaaaggatgGTTAAATATCAATGGCATGTAATTCCAATAGAAAATTAATTGTCAATTATTTGAAGATAGCTGGTATTTGCAAATATTAAGGGCTAAAGAAGGTAAATTGACTGACACAATGGAGAAATGGTGACTGGTATTTGCAAAAAGACAAGCATGTGTAGGAAGAAGTGTTTTGGTATTATGAAATGGTGAGAGAGATCCATTCTTCAACAATATGCGCCTATTAGAAACAGCTAGCTTCAAAATCGATTGCCTTTAACCTGCTAAGTTGCAAAATGGTTATCATGGCACAGACGTTGCCTACTCACCATTGGAACAGAATCAGATAAATGCTAAAGCAAGAATAAAACACATAACTCGTGGTATATCACCGTTTGAAAACTAAGACACAATGTGCTAACATGTCCCACAATTAATGGTTTAGCAAGAATATGAGGCCCTAGATAAAAACCATTGAGATGGACCACCTGATAAAAGGACCAGCTGCAATCGTCCAGTGTCTCAGTCACTGAAGCAGCCTACTCGGACGCAATCATGAAGAGAAGGATCAGTTTTACAAAAGTTTGCATGAACCTCAACACGGTTTTAGCAGACACGTGATTGCATGAGCGCATCAAGTAGCTCATTATTTTAAAACATATTACACACTGCAAGAATACATAAACGGTATGAAAAGGAAGACAAGTCATTAATAACACAGGGGATAATAAACAAAAAGTTATGCAGCACAACAGCAAACATGGAATACAGAGATAACAACTGAAATATTTTCACTGCAACAGTGTAGTTTAAGATGTGAAATAGAGAGAAGGGAATATACTTATATACCTGGCTTGAAAAATATTGATAGTCCAAAATCAATTGTTTTAAGGGGTGAATCCTCATCCTGACTCACAAAGAGGAAGTTCTCTGGTTTCAGATCACGATGCATGACCCCCAAAGAGTGGCAAGTTTCCACAACACCAACTATAGTACGCGTAAGCTCAGCTGCTTGTCTTTCTGTATAGTGCCCGCGCTGAATGATCCTATCAAAAAGTTCACCACCTTTGCAGATTTCCATCACAAGATGAACTGCAACAGCATCCTCATAAGCCCCTTTGATTGCAATTACATTAGGATGTCCTGCAAGATGGTGCATTATCTGAATCTCCCTCCTCACATCCTCCACATCCTCATCAGTCAGAAGCTTCCTTTTCGCTATTGATTTACAGGCGAACTCCTTCGCACTAGCCTTCTCTATACACATGAATGTAGTCCCAAATTGTCCTTGTCCTAATTTCCTGCCCAAACTGTAAAACTCCTTAATATTCCCTGTCTTCTTTAGCAAGACAGATTCCACTCGTAGCCCTGCACTTGGTGCTCTTTTAAACTGAATGGGTTTCTTAGGTTTAGCTTGCTCTACTGGTTCAGCTTCTGCTTTCGGTATTACCATTGGTTCAACTTCCGGTTTCGACACTGGGGTTTGCTCAGTTTCTGGCTTTGGCATTGTGATCTGCTTAGGGGGTTCACTTTGGGTTGACAAAGGCGCTTCACTTTCATTAGGTGCAGGAGATGGTGAAGGTGGTTCATGCTGGCTTCCTCCATTTGAAATAGAAGCTGCATCATCCGGCGACCTGCTTCGCCATACTACAGCTGAAACTGTTTGCAAAAACCCATCCCTAGATATTGAAGGTCCAACACAAGTATTTCCCAtctattccccccccccccccaaaatcAACTTATTTTTATTACACCCTCTATCCTTAACATCAAGATCCAATGCTATCAAACTCCTAATCAAATAAATTACAATCTAAGATCAGATCACAAATCCAATCAACCCACAAAGTCAAACCCTTCAAATCCAACTCAAATCAACTAAACTTAATTGATCTAAATTGAAAGCAAAATTACACCCCAATTTCAACTAAATGTGAATTACAGAAGCTTCAATTTGCTTAAACAAAACAATGGCTCAAATCCCCATATGCAAAATTAGTACAAAATCAAAAAAGATCAAACCTTTAAGCCAATTAATACCCACAACTTGAATTTTACCTTATAAATAGAAACTCCTCttctaattaataataataccaGAAATTTGGAATTTGTCAAATATAAAAGACGAGATCAAGTAAAGATGAGCAAGTAGCTTTACCAAAACAACACTCTTGAAAATCAACCAAATGCAGTCAAACTGGTAGAAAAGACCTAACTCATAAATGCGATAATAATGGTTCTCTAAACGGGTAATTGAGTATCAAAAAATGGGTAAATGGGTATgaaaaaatgcaagaaatgcaTTGAaatttgcaaaatgtgaagagAAATTGAGGTTGAGTTGTGGTGGGACGAGGTTTTACCAGGTCAAGAAAGGTTTTCTGATTTATATGGCGAGATTTTGGGGAGGATTTGTCTGTTGTGGGGTCGGGTTTTAGGCTTTTTGTTTAATCTTTGTTCTGGCAGTACTTAAACGCGTAGACACCGGTTTATTAGATTTGGATAGGCAATTTATGTACACTATGAAAGAAAAGTTGGCCTCCTTTTCTATTCAACTTTATCtattttttgcttaaaaatggaTCGCTAAAgaaattgtttcatttttattttttattttcttggtAAAAGAGGGCAGAAATTAAAATATCATAATAAAGCACGGGAGAGCTTCTAAAACACTATTTGATATATCATACCAGGGACTTGGAGGTACATTTAAGTGGAGTAAATGTGGGTGGCCCACCATCATTTACAATCATATTTCCAACTTTTCTCTCTAAAAATCTGGTCCaaattttgaaattcaaattttaattttaattttaaatttttttttttgttttgaatttactgattattaatttaatgtattGTAAAAAATTAGGTGGTATTCATTTTTACAGTCTCTCTCCGAAATACAGATCTTTCGTCTTCTTCACTTCGTGCTCTCCCGCTCAATAGTTCTCCCTCCAAAAACTCCGGCAAGAACCGCCCAAATTCCCAGTCTCGCCTTCGACGCTTAGCCAGTTCGTTACCGTTTTCCAATTCTTACGGGTCATTAAGGGTGTTTGGCAGGGCAATTATAATTGGTGGTTCTTGTTAACTAAGGAActgattaatcaatttccaggTAAAGTTCAtttattttgtaattaattgaagGTAGTTGTTGTTTTGGtaaaattttatgtttttcaCAATAATGTAGGGCTGTTTTGAATTTTAGGGTTTCGGAATTAAGTTTCACAATTAGGTTAAATTTTTTATGGTACACAATTATGGTGATGACGatttgatagtaaaaatatttcatATATGTTGTAATTAATCGAAGTTGCTCTTGTTATGGTAATTTAAGCAGTAAATTTTGGGGTTTATTTGTGGGTGTTTTACGAATTGAATACTGTGATGTTTATGTATCATGCACTTGATTTTCGTTGTTGAATATTATTCCAAGTTGATGTTAATTGATTTAAGTATTTTGATAATCTTTCGTTTTCGATAGGTTAAGTCAAATTATTTCTTGTATTGGATAGGTAATTCAGAATCACTTGTTGTTTAAAATGGTTACTATGAACTTCAAACTGATATGAAGGTGCCTGGGTAAAATTTAATTTGTCTGATGGTACATGGTTTTAAAAGTTAGTGTAGGTTTGAGTGTCATTTGGTACTTGATCTGGTACCAAATCGAAAATATAATCTATTTGGTACCTATATCTCAAAGATATTTGATTTGGTATTTAATTTGGTACCaaacgggaaaaaaaaaatttaggtaCTGTTATCTCAAAGGTATGGTATATTGATTGGAACAATTGTATTTGTAGGATGGTTATCAAAAAGGGACAAACTGGAAGCAGCAAACCTAGGGTGAGTGTCTGC encodes:
- the LOC110784538 gene encoding calcium-dependent protein kinase 1, whose translation is MGNTCVGPSISRDGFLQTVSAVVWRSRSPDDAASISNGGSQHEPPSPSPAPNESEAPLSTQSEPPKQITMPKPETEQTPVSKPEVEPMVIPKAEAEPVEQAKPKKPIQFKRAPSAGLRVESVLLKKTGNIKEFYSLGRKLGQGQFGTTFMCIEKASAKEFACKSIAKRKLLTDEDVEDVRREIQIMHHLAGHPNVIAIKGAYEDAVAVHLVMEICKGGELFDRIIQRGHYTERQAAELTRTIVGVVETCHSLGVMHRDLKPENFLFVSQDEDSPLKTIDFGLSIFFKPGEKFTDVVGSPYYVAPEVLRKRYGQEADVWSAGVIIYILLSGVPPFWGETEQGIFEQVLHGDLDFTSDPWPSISEEAKDLVRGMLVRDPKKRLTAHEVLCHPWVQVDGVAPDKPLDSAVLSRLKQFRAMNKLKKMALRVIADCLSEEEIAGLKEMFKMIDTDNSGQITYEELKVGLEKAGANLKESEIYDLMQAADVDNSGTIDYGEFIAATLHLNKIEKHDNLFAAFNYFDKDGSGYITADELQQACEEFGMQDARLEEMIREADQDNDGRIDYNEFVAMMQSGNPRAGPGKKGQGQDNNFNFGLREALKI